CTCAGCTTTACTGTTTTCCGGTAACCGGAATGAACGTGAAAAGTTTTCGTATGAAAATTCCCGGCACCTGTAACCTGTATCCTTTTTCTCCTTGTTCTCCTTGTTTTCGGTGCTGATGCAAATTGTATTGTCATCCAGTTCCACTTTAAAATCTCCCTTGCTCAATCCCGGAGCTGCAAGTTCAATCAGATAATCCTTTTCTCTTTCAATGATGTTTGCATATGGAGTTTTATAAAAGAAGTCCCCGGCAATAGGTCCTGCGCTTGTGTCAAGAAATCCTGGCCCCAAAAACCTATCTGTTTCGAAAATATCGGTGAGTAATGATGGAAAGGGTATTCCGTTCTTTTTAATTATGAGTGTCATTATAAATAAATTTTTTGTTAAAATATTATTTAGGATGTAAACTTCAAAAAATGGCTTCTGTTTTACGATCAGAAATGGCGTGCAATGTTTTAATGATGTTCTCTTCTCCGGCATATTGTATCTGGGCTTCTTCATTGCTTCCGCGCGTTTCATTTAAAATATGACCGAGGGTAACAATGCCTTTCAGGTTCCGGTCTTTGTCTACAACCGGAACTCTGCCTACTTGCTTGGTTCTCATTATTTTTAAAGCGGTTTGTATGTTGTCATCGGGCAGGCAGGTATGTACTTCTTTATTCTTTATAATATCCTGGATTTTAATTTCGGAAGCACTCTTTTTACTATCTTTTCCAAGCGACAGGCAAATATCACGATCGGTGACCATGCCAACAACCTTCTTATTTTCATCCAACACCGGTAATGAGCCAATATTAGCATTCGACAACCGTTCTATTGCGGACTGCACTGTTTCGTTTTTATCGCAATACTTTGGTGATTTAACCATAATTTCTTGAATTGTTTTCATGTTTTTTTATTTTTTATTGTTTATACTTTCTCGGTATTTTATCCGGAACTGGTTTGCTGTTTTTGTTTTTCAGCTTTTGTATCTGCTGTCTTCTGTAACTTTTGTTTCTGTCTTGTTATTGTACTTCTGACCTAAGTTGCAATAGTTGTTCCTATTAAAAAAGCCAGTACCGAGATTAGATTTTTTGTTTTCATGTTGTCGATTATTAAGAGACTGTTTAAATTTCATATAAAATAAATGTTATGTCGCCCCGATGGGGCTTCGCATCATTGGGTTTTAATTTTCTACCAAGATTTCGCTCCTAACGGAGCTATTAAAATCCCGTAGGGATGGAATCTTGGTAGAAAAATTATACTATGATCATTCAAGAACAATACCAAAATGAAAACCTCTCTTAATTTCCCCGCCTATATGGATAACCGGTTCTTTTTCCGATTATAGTTGAGCAAGGGCGGCCTCACTATAGGGAATAAAATACTTATTGTACATCAGGATTGTTGTGGCTTCTACTTATTTGTTTGGTCGGCTGGAGCAAATGTTAAAATCTGCCGTTAGGATACATCTCTGAATTATTTATAATGGTTATTTGCTGTTTCCTGAAGGATAATTACTTCCCGGTTTTGGCACATTGTTCCACATAATGGGATAATTTTTACACAAAGTGATTCAGTATTGGCTATGTAACGATGATTGTTATCGGAATAAGGCTTTGGTATCTTTCTTGAATAACTGTGATGTGAATTTATTAACCATATAAAAAAGCTAAAAATGAAAACAAACACAAATTCCAGAGCAACAAATCGTTTGGCTAAAAAAAGCAAAAAGGAAGAGTCCTTAGAAGAAAGCGAGGTTATAGATTCGGCCTTAGGTGAGTTATTTATTAATGAATTAAAGGATATTTACTGGGCTGAAAAGGCCTTATCGAATGCTATACCTGGAATGATCAACGAAACGACTTCCGATGAATTAGCAAAGGCCCTTGCGGAGCGTTTATCCTTAACAAAAGACCATATAACGCGGGTAGAAGAAGTTTTCGCATTGATTGGTGTGAGTGCCCAGCTAAAAAAATGTGAAGCGATGATCGCTTTGATTAAAGAGGCCAGGGAAATTGTGGAAAGTACCCAAAGGGGATATGTACGTGATGCTGGAATTATTTCAGCCATTCAGAAGGCAGGACACTATAGTATAGCAACTTATGGAACGTTATGTGCATTCGCAAATATATTAGGTGAAGAAAAGGCTTCTACATTACTTACTGAAATATTGAATGAAGAGATTGAGAGTGATAAAAAATTATCCCGGGTAGCTGAATTCTCAATTTATTTTGAAGTCGCTGATCAAGACTAAAAAAGATTTGTATAACAATCCGGAATTCATGAATATTTTTTTTTGGGTACCCAATAGTTAATTTAAGTACCCATACATTATGTGAAATATATTTGAAACTATCCTCTGATTCGAAAACGTTGAAAATGAAAGAAACGATTCTTATTATAGAAGATAACACAGATTTACGTGAAAATACCGCTGAACTTTTGGAAATAGCAGGTTACAATACCATTATAGCCAATAATGGCAAGCAGGGTTTGGAATCGGCCAGTAAATATAAGCCCAACCTGATACTGTGCGATATTGTTATGCGGGAAGTGGATGGTTATGATGTATTACGCACATTAGAAAATACGCCGGAGGGAAGTAGAATTCCCTTCGTTTTTATAACTGCCAAGTCCGAGAAATCAGATTTGAGAAAAGGAATAGATTTAGGAGCAGATGATTACATTACAAAACCATTTACCGAGGAAGATTTGTTAAAAACTGTTGCTGAAAGATTGAAAAAAACCATTGCTTAATAGAGTTTATATCGAATAAATTTTTTTGTGGGTTTTAGTGCTTTTGTGCTTTAGTGGCAATCGGATTTTGGCCATCAAAGCCTGTCTGCCGGGCAGGTTTTTCCCATATATATTTTTTGAAATTGTATATAATAATCTAATTCGGTATGATCTAATGAAATAGTTGAAAATGTCATTAAGGGATTGGATTAGATCCCGTAAAGGAATTGTTTCAAATTTTATTTTCAGAAATTATGGGATTAATTTGCCTGCAAATATTTTTTACTATTTCTACCAATTCATTAAATCCACAAGGTTTGGTAATACAATTTAATACTCCCAGGCGGTATACAAATAAATAATCCTCCTTAGAAATGGAGGTGGAGAAAATAATAATATTCAATTTGTTGAGATATGGGTTTGATCTTATTTCCCCCAAAGCAGCTCTGCCATCTTTCTTGGGCATATTAAGATCTAATAAAATCAGATCCGGAACCTGATCTCTTTTTTCATTCATTGCCAATGGCATGAGATATTCCATTAACTGTTCTCCATTTGTAACAAAATCAACTCGGTGCATCAATTTTGCCTCTTTAAAAGCAAGTGCAAGCAATTGTCTGTCGTCAGGATCATCTTCTGCTATAAGAATTTTCAGTATTTGACTTTTGAGCATTGATTTCATATGGAGTTTGATTTATTGGAAGAGAGATCGTAAATATTGATCCTTCATTGAGCTTTCCTTTTGCACTAATAAATCCTTTGTGTTGCTCAACAATTTTTTTGCAGATAGCCAGTCCGATTCCTGTCCCTTCGAATACGGCACTATCATTCAGTCGTTTAAACAAAGTAAATATTTGTTCTGAATAGGAATCGTCAAACCCAATACCATTATCCTTTATATAGATATTACAATATAATTGAGGGACAACATTGGCTTTATCTTCAGTCTGGACCATTTTACTGCTAATATCATACGTAATGTTTATTTCAGGATCGGTATTGGGGCGTAAAAATTTTAATGCATTTCCAATAATATTCTGGAATAATTGCCTGATCTGTCCCGGGTTTACATATAAATCAGGTAATTCACAAATGTTAATTTTCGCATTAGTTTCTTCTATTATCATTTCAAGATCGACCAGTATCTCCTGAATAATAATGTTCAGATCAGATTTAACAAGAGAAGCGCTGTCGATTGTTAGTCTGGAGTAAGACAGAATATCCTTGATAAGGTTTTGCAAACGTTCTGCTCCCTTTTGTATTCTATTTATATAATATTGTCCTTCCTCATCTATAACAGAGGTGTATTTATTCTTCAGTAGGTCTCCATACGTCCGGATTTTCCGAAGAGGTTCTTGCAGATCATGTGAAGCCACGTATGCAAATCGTGCAAGTTCTGTATTGGCATTTTCAAGGTTTTCTATGTTTTCAATCAATTGTATGTTTAGCTGGTTAACCTGGTTTTCTGAAAACTTCCGCACACGTATCTCATCAGCAAGGTCTTTATTTATAGACTTTAAACTTTGCTCCTGAATCATAAGCTGATGAGTCTTTTTATAGAGGTCAATAAAAACAGCCACTTTGGCTTTTAACAATTGTGGATTGATCGGTTTATAAATATAATCCACAGCTCCTGTTTTATATCCTTCGTAAACCTTGTCGTCACTATAACTATACGCAGTAATAAATATAATTGGAATATGTTTGAGTTTATCTCTTTCATATATTAAAGAAGCGGTCTCAAACCCGGAAAGGCCGGGCATCTTAACGTCCATCAACACTAAGTTAAAATTCTGGTCCTTGAGCAGGATCTTTAAAGCCTGCCGGCCTGAATTTGCCTTGATAAACTCATACCCATCCGATGCCAAGATAGTTTCTATTGAAAGTAAATTATCTTCCCGGTCATCTACCAATAAAATTTTTATGCCAGACATGTGTTATTTATTTTCTGTAAAGCCATAAGCGCATTAGGGATAAAAGCTGGTCAACCTTTACCGGTTTGGTAATGTAATCAGAAGCTCCGGCTTCAATACATTTTTGCCTGTCACCTTTCATCGCTTTTGCGGTCACTGCTATGATAGGCAGACTATTATTTTTAGCTTCTCTTCTTATTTTCTGAGTGGTTTCATAGCCATCCATTTCGGGCATCATTATATCCATCAGGATTATATCAATGTTATCCTGTCCATTCAAAAAACTTATTGCTTCCTGGCCGCTCTCGGCAGTTATTACATTCATTTTATATCTTTCGAAAGCAGTAGTCAGCGCAAAAAGATTTCTTACATCATCATCAACCACCAGGACATTTTTATTTGTAAGAACATCTTCTTTCAGTTTAATATTTTCAATGATCTTACGTTTGGCCGGTTGCAACTCCTTATGTTCCATATGCAGGTGCATCATGGATTCTTCAAGTAAACGCTCAAGTGAGTTGACGTCTTTTAACATGATGCTGTTTGCCATTTGTTTCAGCTGAGCATTTTCCTGTTCGGTAAATTCCTTGGCGGAATAAACTATAACCGGGGTGATCTCTTCAGAATGCTTCTGGTCAATTATTCTAAGCAATTCCATTGCTGTAGTATCCGGAAGTGTATAATCAAGTATCACACAATCGAACGTTTTTTTCTTTAAAAGCTTCATTGCCGCATTTCCTGTGCGCGATAATGTTATTTTAATATTATTGTTCTCAAGCATCTTGATTATATTGGACGAATCAAGCTCATTATCTTCAACCAATAGCAGACTTTTTACTTTCTTGCTATTGTAATCAATAATTTTTTTAAATAAGTGGTCAATAATTTTATTATCAAGTGGTTTTAATAAAAAACCTTTTGCTCCCCGTTTTATAGCTAACGACCGGTTTTCTTCACCTGAAATTAAATGAATGGGTATATGACGTAAGTTGAGATCATTTTTAAACAGATCAAGTATCTTCCACCCGCTTGTATCCGGCAGTTTTATATCTAGTGTTACAGCCAAAGGTTTGTGTTTGGTGGCAAATTCAAAAACTTCACCGTAATTTGTCGCTACCAGGGCTTTTAATCCTCTCGTGTGAGCTTTCTCGATCATAATCCTGGAAAACCTGATGTCATCTTCAACTATCAGGATAACCTTGTCGCTTGCCTGGATGTTACTTCTATCATCACCGCTTTCATTGATCATTTCGTTTATAAACTCCAGGTCTTTTATTTCACCTTTTGCTGTTACAGTGGTTCCGGATAATTGATCGAGCTTAAATTCCTCGGAATTATTAGACTTTGTTATTGTATTTGCTTTTTGTTCGGGAACATAGTCGATCGGCAGAAAGAGCGTGAATGTACTTCCCTGCTCCAGGTGACTTTCCAATTCAATTGCTCCGCCCAATAAATCTGCAAGGCCGCGACTAATTGATAAACCAAGCCCTGTTCCGCCGTATTTACGGCTGGTAGAACCTTCCGCCTGTTGAAATGCCTCGAAAATAATATTTTGTTTGTCTTTTGAGATGCCGATTCCCGTATCAGTAATGGCAAAGGCAATTACTGAGGATGCGGCATCAAGATTAGGATTTCTTGTCTTCCAGTTTTTATTCGCTTTGTATATTCTGAGTTTAACTTCTCCTTTTTCCGTGAATTTAAATGCATTCGACAATAAGTTTTTCAGGATCTGGTTCAAACGCTGAACGTCGGTTTCAATCCTTTCAGGCATATTCTTATCTATTTCGATGGCAAATTTCAGATTCTTGGCCTCGGATATATGTTTGAATGTAGATTCGACAAATCCACTGATCTCTGTAAAACGAATGGGAGCGAAATCAGTTGAAATAAATCCGGATTCGATCTTTGATAGGTCGAGAATGTCGTTGATCAGCTGGATAAGGTCATCGCCACAAGAATGGATCGTTTTAGCAAACCCGATTTGTTTTTCAGTTAAATTACCCTCGTGATTCTCAAATAGTTGTTGTGCCAGGATCAACAAGCTATTAAGCGGTGTTCTTAACTCATGCGACATATTTGCAAGGAATTCAGATTTATATTTGGACGTTAATTGCAATTGTTCCGCCTTTTCCTCTAGTGATTTACTTGTATCCTCAATTTCTTTATTTTTTTGCTCCAGCTCGTCCTTTTGTTTAACCAACAGGAGAGCCTTGTCTTCAAGTTCTTCATTGGTTCTTCTTAACTCTTCTTGCTGTGTTTTCAATTCACCGGCAAGCGACTGGGATTGTGCGAGAAGTTCCTGGGTCTTTGTATTTGTTTCGATAGTGTTCAATACAATACCAATACTTTCTGTCAATTGCTCAAGGAAGTCCAGGTGGGTTTCACTGAAATGTTCGAAGGAAGCCAGCTCAATTACGGCTTTTACTTTTGTTTCAAACAATACGGGAAGAACAATCAGGTTGGAAGGCTTGGATTCACCAAGGCTTGAACTGATCTTGATATAATCTTCAGGCGCATGGGAAATGAGAATTCTTTCTTTTTCCAATGCACATTGGCCTACAAGGCCCTCTCCTAATGCAAATTCTGTTGGAATATCTTTACTTGATTTGTATGCATAAGCAGTAAATAATTTCAGTTTTGAATCCTCCTGAAATATATAAAAGGCCCCGAAATTAATTGATACCACCTGGGCAAGTTCAGAAAGTATACGTTTTGTAACCGTATTCAGATCTTTTTGCCCCTGAAGCATTTGGGTGAATTTTGCAAGGTTGGATTTCAGCCAATCCTGTTCCTGGTTACGAAGTGTGGTTTGCTTTAAGTTCGCGATCATCTGGTTGATTGTGTCTTTCAGGGCCTCCACCTCGCCCTTCGCATCTACGCTTATAGTTCGTGTTAAATCTCCTTTTGTTACCGCGGAAGCCACCTCGGAGATCGCTCTCACCTGTGTTGTTAAGTTTTCGGCTAATTGGTTTACGTTCTCCGTTAAATTTTTCCAGATACCGGATGTTCCGGGTACGTTTGCCTGTCCGCCTAATTTTCCGTCAACACCTACCTCACGTGCCACCGTAGTTACCTGGTCAGCAAATACCGCGAGCGTATCAATCATTTCATTTATCGTTTCTGTTAACTGGGCAACTTCACCCTTTGCATTAATAGATAGTTTTTGCTTTAAGTTTCCTGTCGCCACCGATGTCACAACTTTAGCAATACCACGAACCTGGCTCGTCAGGTTCGAGGCCATCATATTTACGGAGTCAGTCAGATCCTTCCAGGTTCCGGCAACACCCTGTACGGTTGATTGTCCGCCAAGTATTCCTTCCGTACCTACCTCACGTGCAACCCGGGTTACCTCGGATGTGAATGAGTTCAGCTGATCCACCATTGTATTGATCGTATTTTTCAGATCCAATATCTCTCCTTTAACATCAATGGTTACTTTTTTGGATAAGTCGCCGCTGGCTACTGCTTTTGTTACCTCAGCAATGTTACGTACCTGGGATGT
The DNA window shown above is from Bacteroidota bacterium and carries:
- a CDS encoding response regulator — encoded protein: MKETILIIEDNTDLRENTAELLEIAGYNTIIANNGKQGLESASKYKPNLILCDIVMREVDGYDVLRTLENTPEGSRIPFVFITAKSEKSDLRKGIDLGADDYITKPFTEEDLLKTVAERLKKTIA
- a CDS encoding response regulator; this translates as MKSMLKSQILKILIAEDDPDDRQLLALAFKEAKLMHRVDFVTNGEQLMEYLMPLAMNEKRDQVPDLILLDLNMPKKDGRAALGEIRSNPYLNKLNIIIFSTSISKEDYLFVYRLGVLNCITKPCGFNELVEIVKNICRQINPIISENKI
- a CDS encoding response regulator, with protein sequence MSGIKILLVDDREDNLLSIETILASDGYEFIKANSGRQALKILLKDQNFNLVLMDVKMPGLSGFETASLIYERDKLKHIPIIFITAYSYSDDKVYEGYKTGAVDYIYKPINPQLLKAKVAVFIDLYKKTHQLMIQEQSLKSINKDLADEIRVRKFSENQVNQLNIQLIENIENLENANTELARFAYVASHDLQEPLRKIRTYGDLLKNKYTSVIDEEGQYYINRIQKGAERLQNLIKDILSYSRLTIDSASLVKSDLNIIIQEILVDLEMIIEETNAKINICELPDLYVNPGQIRQLFQNIIGNALKFLRPNTDPEINITYDISSKMVQTEDKANVVPQLYCNIYIKDNGIGFDDSYSEQIFTLFKRLNDSAVFEGTGIGLAICKKIVEQHKGFISAKGKLNEGSIFTISLPINQTPYEINAQKSNTENSYSRR
- a CDS encoding HAMP domain-containing protein, producing the protein METAAVKNKNKKVEPQEQDLVDNKLLFQILSEVKNGNFSVRMPIHQVGLSGKIYDILNDIIRLNERMIAEFTKAGSIIGKQGKLTERLAIPNARGGWASGVDSLNTLISDLVHPTIEIANVISSVAKGNLSEQMPLEIGGQMLQGEFLRIAKEVNDMVKQLNLFSMEVTRVAREVGSEGKLGGQAKVKGVSGVWKDLTDSVNLMGSNLTGQVRNIAEVTTALAKGDLSKKITVDVKGEILELKNTINTMVDQLNSFSSEVTRVALEVGTEGKLGGQAQVKGVAGTWKDLTDSVNQMAGNLTGQVRNIAEVTTAVAKGDLSKKITVDVKGEIIELKDTINTMVDQLNSFGSEVTRVAREVGSEGQLGGQAQVKGVAGTWKDLTDSVNQMASNLTGQVRNIAEVTTAVANGDLSRKITVDVKGEILELKNAINTMVDQLNSFGSEVTRVAREVGSEGKLGGQATVKGVGGVWKDLTDSVNQMASNLTSQVRNIAEVTTAVANGDLSKKITVDVQGEILELKKTINTMVDQLNSFSSEVTRVALEVGTEGMLGGQAKVKGVGGTWKDLTDSVNQMASNLTGQVRNIAEVTTAVAKGDLSRKITVDVKGEILELKDTINTMVDQLNSFGSEVTRVAREVGSEGKLGGQAQVTGVAGTWKDLTDSVNQMAGNLTAQVRNVAEVTTAVARGDLSRKITVDVKGEILELKNTINTMVDQLNSFGSEVTRVAREVGSEGKLGGQADVPGVGGTWKDLTESVNKMASNLTGQVRNIAEVTTAVANGDLSRKIEVDVKGEILELKNTINSMVDQLRGFVSEVTRVAREVGTEGKLGGQANVPGVAGTWKDLTDSVNQMAGNLTAQVRNIADVAIAVANGDMSKKITVDVRGEILQLKETLNTMVDQLRAFASEVTRVAREVGTDGKLGGQAFVPGVAGTWKDLTDSVNQMTGNLTSQVRNIAEVTKAVASGDLSKKVTIDVKGEILDLKNTINTMVDQLNSFTSEVTRVAREVGTEGILGGQSTVQGVAGTWKDLTDSVNMMASNLTSQVRGIAKVVTSVATGNLKQKLSINAKGEVAQLTETINEMIDTLAVFADQVTTVAREVGVDGKLGGQANVPGTSGIWKNLTENVNQLAENLTTQVRAISEVASAVTKGDLTRTISVDAKGEVEALKDTINQMIANLKQTTLRNQEQDWLKSNLAKFTQMLQGQKDLNTVTKRILSELAQVVSINFGAFYIFQEDSKLKLFTAYAYKSSKDIPTEFALGEGLVGQCALEKERILISHAPEDYIKISSSLGESKPSNLIVLPVLFETKVKAVIELASFEHFSETHLDFLEQLTESIGIVLNTIETNTKTQELLAQSQSLAGELKTQQEELRRTNEELEDKALLLVKQKDELEQKNKEIEDTSKSLEEKAEQLQLTSKYKSEFLANMSHELRTPLNSLLILAQQLFENHEGNLTEKQIGFAKTIHSCGDDLIQLINDILDLSKIESGFISTDFAPIRFTEISGFVESTFKHISEAKNLKFAIEIDKNMPERIETDVQRLNQILKNLLSNAFKFTEKGEVKLRIYKANKNWKTRNPNLDAASSVIAFAITDTGIGISKDKQNIIFEAFQQAEGSTSRKYGGTGLGLSISRGLADLLGGAIELESHLEQGSTFTLFLPIDYVPEQKANTITKSNNSEEFKLDQLSGTTVTAKGEIKDLEFINEMINESGDDRSNIQASDKVILIVEDDIRFSRIMIEKAHTRGLKALVATNYGEVFEFATKHKPLAVTLDIKLPDTSGWKILDLFKNDLNLRHIPIHLISGEENRSLAIKRGAKGFLLKPLDNKIIDHLFKKIIDYNSKKVKSLLLVEDNELDSSNIIKMLENNNIKITLSRTGNAAMKLLKKKTFDCVILDYTLPDTTAMELLRIIDQKHSEEITPVIVYSAKEFTEQENAQLKQMANSIMLKDVNSLERLLEESMMHLHMEHKELQPAKRKIIENIKLKEDVLTNKNVLVVDDDVRNLFALTTAFERYKMNVITAESGQEAISFLNGQDNIDIILMDIMMPEMDGYETTQKIRREAKNNSLPIIAVTAKAMKGDRQKCIEAGASDYITKPVKVDQLLSLMRLWLYRK
- a CDS encoding ferritin-like domain-containing protein, which produces MKTNTNSRATNRLAKKSKKEESLEESEVIDSALGELFINELKDIYWAEKALSNAIPGMINETTSDELAKALAERLSLTKDHITRVEEVFALIGVSAQLKKCEAMIALIKEAREIVESTQRGYVRDAGIISAIQKAGHYSIATYGTLCAFANILGEEKASTLLTEILNEEIESDKKLSRVAEFSIYFEVADQD
- a CDS encoding CBS domain-containing protein is translated as MKTIQEIMVKSPKYCDKNETVQSAIERLSNANIGSLPVLDENKKVVGMVTDRDICLSLGKDSKKSASEIKIQDIIKNKEVHTCLPDDNIQTALKIMRTKQVGRVPVVDKDRNLKGIVTLGHILNETRGSNEEAQIQYAGEENIIKTLHAISDRKTEAIF
- a CDS encoding Hsp20/alpha crystallin family protein, encoding MTLIIKKNGIPFPSLLTDIFETDRFLGPGFLDTSAGPIAGDFFYKTPYANIIEREKDYLIELAAPGLSKGDFKVELDDNTICISTENKENKEKKDTGYRCREFSYENFSRSFRLPENSKAEKIEAKYEDGILKIEIPKKEITVSKPKKEIPIS